Proteins encoded together in one Catenulispora sp. EB89 window:
- a CDS encoding amino acid adenylation domain-containing protein, which produces MTPLSFAQSRLWFLHRLEGPSATYNIPFALRLEGPLDTAALAAAVQDIVTRHESLRTLIVEDADGRPEQRILPPAEATVALRVVDVSAGALDSAMHLAASETFQLDTDLPLRTTVLRTGPQEHVLVFVFHHVASDGASMGPFLRDLVSAYTARHRGSAPDWKPLPVQYRDYTLWQRQLLGDEADPGSIAAAQLDYWRRELAGSRQPVQLPLDRPRPTSPDHRGAYTDFELEPDLLGGLRKLAADNGATPPMAAQAALAVLLHHLGAGNDLTIGSPIEGRADEQLDELIGFFANTWVLRVDLAGDPSFAGLLQQVRDRALAAYDNQDVPFERLVELLGPERTTSYQPLFQVMLAWQFEWSRVEMPGLRVTPLSASTGTAKFDLVLNIIPTESGGGYGRLEYATELFDRATAQSLVERYVRVLRQVVADPGTPLGRVDVLTGAEREQLDRLNATAAPVPAATLPELVAAQAVRTPDAAAVVCGGTELSYRDLEARAGRLAAVLRARGVGPDVLTAVALPRSADLVVALLAVLKAGGAYLPVDPAFPSARVGLLLDTADPALILTDRATAAMVAGTRSPVLYLDDLDGLDDTDLDNTDLDNADPGITPDNLAYVMFTSGSTGVPKGVAITHAGVVNGVLDLRRRVHVGPGSRMLAASSVNFDVSVFEVFTALTTGASVEIVRDVLEVGERGGWSGSTVSAVPSVFSALLDQVTAGSEQIELDIETVVFAGEALSAELVRRVHDALPGVRVINAYGQTESFYASTYTLPSRSTGISAIPVGRPLANMRAYVLGPELAPVPPGVTGELYVGGVLARGYHRNGAATAERFVASPFGPAGARLYRTGDLARWDADGGLSYAGRVDAQAKVNGIRVEPVEVETVIAGHPGVARAAVTVREDHTGRARLIAYVAPSGAEVPTEQLRRFVAERLPDYMVPTRFVVLDRMPLTPTGKLDVAALPEPKLDAPEYRAPHGVAEQVLAEVYADVLDAEQVGVDDDFFAIGGDSIRSIQVVARARTRGVEISTREVFERRSVARLAELVQGRSDQVRATLPELPGGGVGWAPLPPTAAHVLARGGGIGRFCMSMLLNLPAGVDRAGLVAALQALLDRHDALRSRLDRARPGLWMAPVGAVVADELLRTVAGPEADVQAELDAAAARLDPDTGVMAQFVWLTSGRGADRLLIVLHHLVVDGVSWRILLPDLISAWQRVREGGPAEPAVAGTSLRRWTHALADEAAGAQRVAELPVWQRILADDEPPLGVRELDLTRDVAATVDTVRVEVSADVTRILLTTLPAAFHAGVDDGLLTALALAVAQWRSTRGQAAPSTLVRLEGHGREDHLVPGADLSGTLGWFTAMFPVRLDLAGIDLAEAFAGGPAAGRALKAVKEQLLAVPDDGLGYGLLRHLNSETGAVLAEAREPRIGFNYLGKASGADLPGELRNLGWDADDTQDLIAAPDADMPVLSELEINTVAVATAEAEVLTAYFGFATGVLSRAEVSELAGLWVRALTALARHAAAPEAGGLTPGDAPLIPVRQEEIDAWERRFGPLTALWPMTPVQAGILFHAKQAEAGYDPYHIQMAFQLSGRVDPERMRRAGQALLDRHLGLRAAFADRTDGDVAQVIPQKVTLPWQYLDLSARSETQRTETFERFLAQDRTDYFDPGAPPLFRLALADLGPDRAELVLTFHHLLFDGWSTPLLMQDLLLLYAAGGDPSGMSRPGDPGEFLAWLARQDKQEAARVWAAELDGLDGPTLLVPDAAGADGAGRAEVAVALPPEQARDLVRRAAELGVTVNSLVQGAWALLLSLLTGRQDVVFGATVSGRPPAVPDVESMVGMFINTVPVRVRHAPGDTFAEVVTALQGRQAALADFHHHGLADIQQAAGVPALFDTLVVFESYPIDREGLSAAGEAADGITFTGFRPFAGNNYPLCLTAGIGDHLELALQYAPGVVDRGTAETYATRLVGILRRMAAGLDGTVAHVDILTAAERAWLLSDLSHPALRSADTTLVERFEAQAAQSPDAVAVVAGGASLTYAELDARAEQLAARLVARAVGPETLVSVVLPRGLTMVVTLLGILKAGGAYLPVDPAFARARLPRILPGARPHLVLVDAETRGLIPETDIPVVVLDDLLAAPAAPAEETANPANPASLADPESPATPRRKAGPDNLAFVVYTSGSTGVPKGVGIAHTTVVAAVDTMVAQAGMAGTTGTGPGRRILLAASFGFDVATFELFAALTTGGSAEIVRDVLELAERDSWDVDVVCSVPSAWAELVGQLGDRLRPTALNISGEVLTPALADRVRSLWPGARVINSYGPSETFYATAHLLGPDRTYDPDVPIGRPFPGVRAYILGPGLTLLPPGTAGELYLAGAGRGYPNQAALTADRFVADPFGRPGSRMYRTGDLASLSADGELHHLGRIDDQVKIRGYRIEPGEVEAALTAHPDVAQAAVVPRDNGGARYLAAYLVPATGQTVPDAGRLREHLAERLPDYMVPAAFVPLDRLPLSPNGKLDHGRLPVPEVTPTTAYRAPRTPREEGLCRLFAEVLGVDRVGVDDAFFALGGHSLLAARLITRARAGLGIEIPIRTIFDLPTVSALAAWTEESAVPLRPRMRKMTVEE; this is translated from the coding sequence ATGACCCCCCTGTCCTTCGCCCAGAGCCGGCTGTGGTTCCTGCACCGGCTCGAAGGCCCGTCCGCCACCTACAACATCCCGTTCGCGCTGCGCCTGGAGGGGCCGCTGGACACCGCGGCCCTGGCCGCGGCGGTGCAGGACATCGTGACCCGGCACGAGAGTCTGCGGACCCTGATCGTGGAGGACGCGGACGGCCGGCCGGAGCAGCGGATCCTGCCCCCGGCCGAGGCGACCGTCGCGCTGCGGGTCGTGGACGTCTCCGCCGGCGCACTGGACTCCGCGATGCACCTGGCCGCCTCGGAGACCTTCCAGCTGGACACGGACCTGCCGCTGCGCACGACCGTGCTCCGCACCGGCCCGCAGGAGCACGTGCTGGTGTTCGTGTTCCACCACGTCGCCTCGGACGGCGCGTCGATGGGGCCGTTCCTGCGCGACCTGGTGTCCGCGTACACGGCCCGCCACCGGGGGAGTGCGCCGGACTGGAAACCGCTTCCGGTGCAGTACCGGGACTACACGCTCTGGCAGCGGCAGCTGCTCGGCGACGAGGCCGACCCGGGCAGCATCGCCGCCGCACAGCTGGACTACTGGCGCCGGGAACTGGCCGGATCGCGCCAGCCGGTGCAGCTGCCGCTGGACCGGCCGCGGCCGACCAGCCCCGACCACCGCGGCGCGTACACCGACTTCGAGCTGGAACCGGACCTGCTCGGCGGGCTGCGCAAGCTCGCCGCCGACAACGGCGCCACGCCGCCGATGGCCGCGCAGGCGGCGCTCGCCGTGCTGCTGCACCACCTCGGCGCGGGCAACGACCTGACCATCGGCAGCCCGATCGAGGGCCGCGCCGACGAACAGCTCGACGAGCTGATCGGCTTCTTCGCGAACACCTGGGTGCTGCGCGTGGACCTGGCCGGCGACCCGTCGTTCGCCGGGCTGCTCCAGCAGGTGCGCGACCGCGCGCTGGCCGCCTACGACAACCAGGACGTGCCGTTCGAGCGCCTGGTGGAACTGCTCGGCCCGGAGCGCACCACCTCCTACCAGCCCCTGTTCCAGGTGATGCTGGCCTGGCAGTTCGAGTGGTCGCGGGTCGAGATGCCCGGGCTGCGGGTCACGCCGCTGTCCGCGAGCACCGGCACCGCCAAGTTCGACCTGGTCCTGAACATCATCCCGACCGAGTCCGGCGGCGGGTACGGACGCCTGGAGTACGCGACTGAGCTGTTCGACCGGGCCACCGCGCAGAGCCTGGTCGAGCGGTACGTCCGGGTGCTGCGACAGGTCGTCGCCGACCCCGGGACGCCGCTGGGCCGGGTGGACGTGCTCACCGGTGCCGAGCGGGAGCAGCTGGACCGGCTGAACGCCACCGCGGCGCCGGTGCCGGCCGCGACGCTCCCGGAGCTGGTGGCCGCCCAGGCGGTGCGGACCCCGGACGCCGCGGCGGTGGTCTGCGGCGGGACCGAGCTCTCCTACCGCGACCTGGAGGCCCGGGCCGGACGGCTCGCCGCGGTGCTGCGTGCGCGGGGCGTCGGCCCGGACGTGCTGACCGCCGTGGCGCTGCCGCGCTCGGCGGACCTGGTGGTCGCGCTGCTGGCGGTGCTCAAGGCCGGCGGCGCCTACCTGCCGGTCGACCCGGCCTTCCCATCGGCGCGCGTCGGGCTGCTGCTGGACACCGCCGATCCGGCGCTGATCCTGACCGACCGCGCGACGGCCGCGATGGTGGCCGGGACCCGGTCGCCGGTCCTGTACCTCGATGACCTCGATGGCCTCGATGACACAGATCTCGACAACACAGATCTCGACAACGCAGACCCCGGCATCACGCCGGACAACCTGGCCTACGTGATGTTCACGTCCGGCTCGACCGGTGTCCCCAAGGGCGTGGCCATCACGCACGCCGGCGTCGTCAACGGCGTCCTGGACCTGCGGCGGCGCGTGCACGTCGGGCCGGGCTCGCGGATGCTGGCCGCCAGCTCGGTGAACTTCGACGTCTCGGTGTTCGAGGTCTTCACCGCCCTCACCACCGGAGCGAGCGTCGAGATCGTCCGCGACGTGCTGGAGGTCGGCGAGCGCGGCGGCTGGTCGGGCAGCACCGTCAGCGCCGTGCCCTCGGTGTTCTCGGCGCTGCTGGACCAGGTCACCGCAGGCTCGGAGCAGATCGAGCTGGACATCGAGACCGTTGTTTTCGCCGGCGAGGCGCTCTCGGCCGAGCTGGTCCGCCGGGTCCACGACGCCCTGCCCGGGGTGCGCGTCATCAACGCCTACGGACAGACAGAGAGCTTCTACGCCTCCACCTACACGCTGCCGTCGCGATCGACCGGCATCTCGGCGATCCCGGTCGGACGGCCGCTGGCCAACATGCGCGCCTACGTCCTGGGGCCCGAGCTCGCCCCGGTTCCGCCGGGCGTGACCGGTGAGCTGTACGTCGGCGGTGTGCTCGCCCGCGGCTACCACCGCAACGGCGCGGCCACCGCCGAGCGCTTCGTCGCCAGCCCCTTCGGCCCGGCCGGCGCGCGCCTGTACCGCACCGGGGACCTGGCCCGGTGGGACGCCGACGGCGGGCTCTCGTACGCGGGGCGGGTCGACGCGCAGGCGAAGGTGAACGGCATCCGGGTCGAGCCGGTCGAGGTCGAGACCGTCATCGCCGGGCATCCCGGGGTCGCCCGGGCCGCCGTCACGGTGCGCGAGGACCACACCGGCCGGGCCCGGCTCATCGCCTACGTGGCGCCGTCCGGCGCCGAGGTGCCGACCGAGCAGTTGCGGCGGTTCGTGGCCGAGCGGCTGCCGGACTACATGGTCCCGACCCGGTTCGTGGTCCTGGACCGGATGCCGCTGACCCCGACCGGGAAGCTCGACGTCGCCGCGCTCCCGGAGCCCAAGCTCGACGCCCCGGAGTACCGGGCGCCGCACGGCGTGGCCGAGCAGGTTCTGGCCGAGGTGTACGCCGACGTCCTGGACGCCGAGCAGGTGGGCGTCGACGACGACTTCTTCGCCATCGGCGGCGACAGCATCCGCTCCATCCAGGTCGTGGCGCGGGCCCGGACGCGCGGCGTCGAGATCAGCACGCGGGAGGTCTTCGAGCGCCGCTCGGTGGCCCGGCTGGCAGAGCTCGTCCAGGGCCGGTCGGACCAGGTGCGCGCGACGCTGCCCGAGCTGCCCGGCGGCGGCGTCGGCTGGGCCCCGCTGCCGCCGACGGCGGCGCACGTGCTCGCCCGCGGCGGCGGCATCGGCCGGTTCTGCATGTCGATGCTGCTGAACCTGCCGGCCGGCGTCGACCGGGCCGGCCTGGTCGCGGCGCTTCAGGCGCTGCTGGACCGGCACGACGCGCTGCGCTCCCGGCTTGACCGCGCGCGGCCGGGCCTGTGGATGGCACCGGTCGGCGCGGTGGTGGCCGACGAGCTGCTGCGCACGGTCGCCGGTCCCGAGGCCGACGTGCAGGCCGAGCTGGACGCGGCCGCCGCTCGTCTGGACCCTGACACCGGCGTCATGGCGCAGTTCGTCTGGCTCACCTCAGGCCGTGGCGCGGACCGGTTGCTCATCGTGCTGCACCACCTGGTCGTCGACGGCGTGTCGTGGCGGATCCTGCTGCCGGACCTGATCTCGGCCTGGCAGCGGGTGCGCGAGGGCGGCCCGGCCGAACCGGCGGTCGCCGGGACTTCGCTGCGGCGCTGGACGCACGCCTTGGCCGACGAGGCCGCCGGTGCGCAGCGGGTCGCCGAACTGCCCGTCTGGCAACGGATCCTGGCCGACGACGAGCCGCCGCTCGGCGTGCGAGAACTGGACCTGACGCGCGACGTCGCGGCGACCGTGGACACCGTCCGCGTCGAGGTGTCGGCCGACGTCACGCGGATCCTGCTGACCACGCTGCCCGCGGCCTTCCACGCCGGCGTCGACGACGGGCTGCTGACCGCGCTCGCCCTAGCGGTGGCGCAGTGGCGCTCGACGCGCGGCCAGGCCGCGCCCTCGACCCTGGTCCGGCTGGAAGGGCACGGCCGGGAAGACCACCTGGTCCCCGGCGCGGACCTGTCCGGTACCCTCGGCTGGTTCACCGCGATGTTCCCGGTCCGGCTGGACCTGGCCGGCATCGACCTGGCCGAAGCCTTCGCCGGCGGTCCGGCCGCCGGGCGGGCGCTCAAAGCGGTCAAGGAACAGCTGCTGGCGGTGCCGGACGATGGCCTGGGCTACGGGCTGCTCCGCCACCTGAACAGCGAGACCGGCGCGGTCCTGGCCGAGGCGCGCGAACCGCGGATCGGCTTCAACTACCTCGGCAAGGCCTCCGGCGCGGACCTGCCGGGGGAGCTGCGGAACCTGGGCTGGGACGCGGACGACACCCAGGACCTGATCGCCGCGCCCGACGCCGACATGCCGGTGCTCTCGGAGCTGGAGATCAACACCGTGGCCGTGGCCACCGCCGAGGCGGAGGTGCTGACGGCGTACTTCGGCTTCGCCACCGGCGTGCTGTCCCGCGCCGAAGTGAGCGAGCTGGCCGGGCTGTGGGTGCGGGCGCTGACCGCGCTGGCCCGGCACGCCGCCGCTCCCGAGGCCGGCGGGCTCACCCCCGGCGACGCGCCGCTGATCCCGGTGCGGCAGGAGGAGATCGACGCCTGGGAGCGCCGCTTCGGCCCGCTGACCGCGCTGTGGCCGATGACCCCGGTGCAGGCCGGGATCCTGTTCCACGCCAAGCAGGCCGAGGCGGGCTACGACCCGTACCACATCCAGATGGCCTTCCAGCTGTCCGGAAGGGTCGATCCGGAACGGATGCGCCGCGCCGGACAGGCGCTGCTGGACCGCCACCTCGGCCTGCGCGCGGCGTTCGCCGACCGGACCGACGGCGACGTGGCCCAGGTGATCCCGCAGAAGGTGACCCTGCCGTGGCAGTACCTTGACCTCAGCGCCCGCAGCGAGACGCAGCGCACTGAGACCTTCGAACGCTTCCTGGCCCAGGACCGGACCGACTACTTCGACCCCGGCGCTCCGCCGCTGTTCCGGCTGGCGCTGGCCGACCTCGGACCGGACCGGGCCGAGCTGGTCCTGACCTTCCACCACCTGCTGTTCGACGGCTGGTCGACCCCGCTGCTGATGCAGGACCTGCTGCTGCTCTACGCCGCCGGCGGCGATCCGTCCGGCATGTCCCGGCCCGGCGACCCCGGCGAGTTCCTGGCCTGGCTCGCCCGGCAGGACAAGCAGGAGGCGGCCCGGGTCTGGGCCGCGGAGCTCGACGGGCTCGACGGGCCGACGCTGCTGGTCCCGGACGCCGCCGGCGCCGACGGCGCGGGCCGCGCCGAGGTCGCCGTCGCGCTGCCCCCTGAGCAGGCCCGGGACCTGGTCCGGCGCGCCGCCGAGCTCGGCGTCACCGTCAACAGCCTGGTCCAGGGCGCGTGGGCGCTGCTGCTGAGCCTGCTCACCGGCCGTCAGGACGTGGTGTTCGGGGCCACGGTCTCCGGCCGCCCGCCCGCGGTGCCGGACGTCGAGTCGATGGTCGGGATGTTCATCAACACCGTGCCGGTCCGGGTGCGGCACGCGCCCGGCGACACCTTCGCCGAGGTAGTCACCGCGCTCCAGGGCCGGCAGGCGGCGCTCGCGGACTTCCACCACCACGGGCTCGCGGACATCCAGCAGGCGGCCGGCGTGCCGGCGCTGTTCGACACGCTGGTCGTCTTCGAGTCCTACCCGATCGACCGCGAGGGGCTGTCCGCCGCCGGCGAGGCCGCGGACGGGATCACCTTCACCGGCTTCCGGCCCTTCGCCGGGAACAACTACCCGCTGTGCCTGACGGCGGGGATCGGCGACCACCTCGAACTCGCCCTGCAGTACGCGCCGGGGGTCGTCGACCGGGGCACCGCCGAGACCTACGCGACCCGCCTCGTCGGCATCCTGCGCCGGATGGCGGCCGGCCTCGACGGCACCGTCGCGCACGTCGACATCCTGACCGCGGCCGAACGCGCTTGGCTGCTCAGCGACCTGAGCCACCCGGCGCTCCGGTCCGCCGACACCACGCTCGTCGAACGCTTCGAGGCCCAGGCGGCGCAGAGCCCTGACGCGGTCGCCGTGGTGGCCGGGGGCGCCTCGCTGACGTATGCCGAACTGGACGCGCGCGCCGAACAGCTCGCCGCCCGGCTGGTCGCCCGCGCGGTGGGCCCGGAGACGCTGGTCAGCGTGGTCCTGCCGCGCGGCCTGACCATGGTGGTGACGCTGCTCGGCATCCTCAAGGCCGGCGGCGCCTATCTGCCGGTGGACCCCGCGTTCGCCCGCGCCCGGCTGCCGCGGATCCTGCCCGGCGCCCGGCCGCACCTGGTGCTGGTGGACGCCGAGACCCGCGGGCTCATCCCGGAGACGGACATCCCCGTGGTCGTCCTGGACGACCTGCTCGCCGCGCCCGCCGCGCCCGCCGAGGAGACTGCGAACCCTGCGAACCCCGCGAGCCTTGCGGACCCCGAGAGCCCGGCGACCCCGCGGCGCAAGGCCGGACCCGACAACCTCGCCTTCGTCGTCTACACCTCCGGCTCCACCGGCGTGCCCAAGGGCGTGGGCATCGCCCACACCACGGTCGTGGCCGCCGTGGACACCATGGTCGCGCAGGCCGGGATGGCGGGGACGACCGGGACCGGCCCCGGCCGGCGGATCCTGCTCGCCGCCTCCTTCGGGTTCGACGTCGCCACCTTCGAGCTGTTCGCCGCGCTCACCACCGGCGGCAGCGCCGAGATCGTGCGCGACGTGCTGGAGCTCGCCGAACGCGACAGCTGGGACGTCGACGTGGTCTGCTCGGTGCCCTCGGCCTGGGCCGAACTCGTCGGCCAGCTCGGCGACCGGCTCCGGCCCACGGCGCTGAACATCTCCGGGGAGGTGCTGACCCCGGCGCTGGCCGACCGCGTGCGCTCGCTGTGGCCCGGGGCCCGGGTCATCAACAGCTACGGCCCCAGCGAGACCTTCTACGCCACCGCCCACCTGCTCGGCCCCGACCGGACGTACGACCCGGACGTGCCGATCGGCCGGCCCTTCCCCGGCGTGCGCGCCTACATCCTCGGCCCGGGCCTGACCCTGCTGCCGCCGGGCACCGCCGGCGAGCTCTACCTCGCCGGCGCCGGACGCGGCTATCCCAACCAGGCCGCGCTCACCGCCGACCGCTTCGTCGCCGACCCCTTCGGGCGGCCCGGCAGCCGCATGTACCGCACCGGCGACCTGGCCAGCCTGTCCGCCGACGGCGAGCTGCACCACCTGGGCCGCATCGACGACCAGGTGAAGATCCGCGGCTACCGGATCGAGCCCGGCGAGGTCGAGGCCGCGCTGACCGCGCATCCGGACGTGGCGCAGGCGGCGGTCGTGCCCCGGGACAACGGCGGCGCGCGCTACCTGGCGGCGTACCTGGTGCCCGCGACCGGCCAGACCGTCCCCGACGCCGGACGGCTGCGCGAGCACCTGGCCGAGCGGCTGCCCGACTACATGGTCCCGGCCGCGTTCGTGCCGCTGGACCGGCTGCCGCTCTCGCCCAACGGCAAGCTCGACCACGGCCGGCTGCCGGTTCCCGAGGTCACTCCCACCACCGCCTACCGGGCGCCCCGCACGCCCCGCGAGGAGGGGCTGTGCCGGCTGTTCGCCGAAGTGCTCGGGGTCGACCGGGTCGGCGTCGACGACGCCTTCTTCGCGCTCGGCGGGCACTCCCTGCTGGCCGCCCGGCTGATCACCCGGGCCCGGGCCGGTCTGGGCATTGAGATCCCCATCCGCACGATCTTCGACCTGCCGACCGTCTCCGCGCTCGCCGCGTGGACGGAAGAGTCCGCCGTTCCCCTTCGTCCCCGCATGCGCAAGATGACCGTTGAGGAGTGA